The nucleotide sequence CTATGTGACGGTTATGGTGAGAGGAGATGTCGGCGCTGTAAGGGCTGCGGTTGACGCGGGAGCGGCTAACGCAAAGAAGGTGGGGGAGGTAGTATCCGTCCACATCATCGCCAGACCACACGAGAGCCTGGAGAAGCTTCTGGAAAAGTTCAAGCTATAGGCGGAAATTATCTGCCTAAAGGAAGGAAAGTAAGGTGGATTTAGACCGCCTCGTTCAGCTGGTGGAGGCGGAGGTTCGCCGCCTATTGAGTGAGGGGACGAAAAGTCCACCTCCTCAAATCTCCTCGTCAAGTGGAGGGGAGGGTGTGCCAGTTTTGGTCATAATGCTCCATACCTCCCCTCCTTCAAACCTCCTTCAAAGGCTGAGAGAACAGGGCAAAAACCCTGTTATCTGGCAGAGAAACCTCTCTATGGAGGGTTTTGAGGAGGTCTGGCTTTCCGAGTTGAGGGTAAGCGATGTAGCAAAGATGGCGCTCGGCTTGTTTGATACACCCGCACTTGAGGCGGTCTTCCAGGCACTATCCTCGGGGAAAAAGGTATACGCTGAGCCTTTGAAGCTTCCTCAGGCTTGCCCGCCCGCTTTAGCCAATCTCCTCAAGGGGTACTGGGAAACCTTGCTTTCCTATGGAGTTATTCCGGCGGGAAAGGAAACGCCTTCCCCTGCTCCCGCTCCCTCAACTTCGCCACCCCAGAGGATGATCATAACTCAAGATGATATAAGGGAGGCAAAGGAGAAAGGTCTTCAGGTTATGCTTTTGCCTCCTAATTCAATCGTTACGGATATGGCTCGCGAGTTGGCGGAGAGGTTAGGAATACAGATAAAAGAGGAGGTGCAGAGTTGATTATCGCGAAAGTTATAGGAATGGTTGTCTCCACTCGTAAAGAGGAAGACCTCAAGGGGTTCAAGCTTTTGATAGTTCAGCCTTTAACCCCTCAGGGCAGGGAAAGGGGAGAGCCCCTTGTTGCGGTTGATACTGTGGGAGCGGGGATTGGGGAGATGGTAGTTGTCGCTCTTGGCTCGCCGGCGAGATTGGCGGTTGATAATCCCAACGCTCCTGTTGATGCCTCAATAGTGGGCATCATAGATTCCATAGATTTTGCTAAATAATAGAAGGGAGGTATCCCGCTATGGCTATGAACGAGGAAAAAATAAGAGAGGTCGTTCAAAGGGTTATTAGAGAACTTTTCGAGAGGCAAGCTCCCTCTCCTCAACCTGTTATGAAGAGTGGCGGAGAGGATGGGATATTCGCCACTCCCGATGAGGCAGTTGAGGCAGCTTATGAAGCCCAGAAGAAACTGATTGCCTTGGGGTTAGATAAAAGAAGGGAGATAATAGAGGCTATTCGGCAGGCAGGTCTTAAGAACGCACGCAGACTCGCCGAAATGGCGAGAGAGGAAACGAAGATGGGTAGGGTGGAGGACAAAGTGAAGAAGAACGAAGCGGCTGCCCTACTTACTCCCGGAATGGAGGATTTGGAGCCGGAAATCATAGTCGGTCCAAAGGGGACGACTATTCAAGAATATGTCCCCTATGGAGTCATCCTCTCCATCACTCCGATGACGAATCCCACTTCCTTTGTCATCAGCCATGCCATTTTGATGATCGCGGGTGGGAACTCCATCGTTATCTCTCCCCACCCTCAAGCGAAAGAATGCACGAAGGAAACAATCAGGGTAATAAATAGAGCGATTGTTGAAGCGGGAGGTCCTCCTAATCTCGTAACAGCCGTAGCGGAATCCTCTACGGAGGTAGCTCAACAGCTTATGCAACACCCCAAAGTTAGTATGGTTACGGCGGCGGGAGGACCAGGCGTTTGCCAGGCAGCTCTTCAAAGCGGAAAGAAGGCAATCGTTGGAGGTCCAGGAAATCCGCCTGTTTTAGTGGATGAGACCGCGGATATACCCAAAGCAGCCGCCGATATAATTAAGGGTGCCTCATTTGATAACGATATCCTTTGCATCGGGGAGAAGGTAATTGTTGTGGTGGACTCCGTTGCCGATGCCCTGATGAGGGAGCTGAAGAGGCAGGGGGCTTATGAGGCGAGAGGTGAGGAAGCTGAGCGAGTGATTAACACGATAATCCAGGATGGAAGGGTAAAGAGGGAGTGTGTAGGGTTGGATGCAGGCGTTATATTAAGGATGGCGGGGATAATGACTCAGGAGGAACCAAAGATAATCGTGATTGAGATAAGCGACACCGACCACCCCCTCGTTATGGAAGAGCAGCTTCTGCCCGTCCTTCCCTTCGTTAGGGTTAGAAACTTTGAGGAGGGGTTGAGGCTTGTTCTCAAGGCGGAGAGGAACTTCAAGCACACCGCAATCCTTCATTCTCGTAACTTGCCCAATATCTTACGCTTCCGCCAGGAACTTCATACCAACTACTGCATCATAAATGGTCCTTCATTGGCTGCGGTTGGAACGGAAGGGGAAGGTTATCTCGCTATGACCGTCGCTTCTACTGGTGAAGGACCAACTCGCCCTAGGGACTTCTGCAGAAGGAGACGCTTCATCCTCTGCGGCGGCATCCTGTAATAATGGAGATTATAGAAAAGGTCAAAGGAGCAGGAATAGTAGGCGCGGGAGGGGCAGGCTTCCCCACTCACATAAAGCTCTCCTCCGAGGCGGAAATTCTCATCGTCAATGGTGCGGAATGCGAGCCCCTTCTCAGGGTTGACCAGCAGATTCTTCCAAAGGAGAAAGCCACTTTTTTAAGAGGGTTGGAAGCCGCAAGGGAGGCAATAAAAGCGAAGAAGGTGTTCGTTGCCCTCAAGCCGAAGTATAAAAAGGCTATTGATTCGCTGAAGGGCGAAGGTCCCTTTGAGCTCTTTATTCTCGGCGATTTCTATCCCGCGGGCGATGAGCAAATCCTCGTCTATGATGTGACGGGAAGAATCGTCCCAGAAGGTGGGATTCCCCTAAATGTGGGATGTGTAGTTCTTAATGTTGAAACGGTCATCAATATAGGCAGGGCGCTTGACGGTCAACCGGTTACAGAGAAATATGTGACCGTTGGCGGCGCAGTGGCTAATCCAAGCACTTTCAAACTTCCCGTGGGCACTCCCGTTAGAGATGCGATTGAGCTCGCTGGCGGAGCTTTAGTGGAAGATTTCTTCCTCATAGATGGCGGTCCAAATACGGGAAAGTTAATCCCTTCATTAGATTACCCCATTCTCAAAACCACGAAGGCAATACTTCTTTTCCCAAAAAGCCATTCCCTATGGGGAAAATTTTCCCCAAACTTGAAAGCGGTTCTAAATAGGGCGGTAGCAACCTGCTGTAATTGTAGGGAATGCACTGAGCTCTGCCCTCGCTATCTCCTCGGTCATTCAATGGAGCCTCATCTCGTTATGAAAGTCCTTTCCTGGCGATTGGCGGAGCCAGATAAATTAACGGAGGCTTATCTATGCTGTGATTGTGGGCTCTGCGAGAATTACGCCTGCCCTATGGGGCTCTCTCCTCGCAGAATCATCCAGTCGCTCAAGCAAAAACTGATTGAAAATAAGGTCCCCAATCCTCATAGAAAGCAACCCACTTCAACAAGGGCGCTCTTCTCCGCTAAGAGGGTGCCAACCTCAAGGCTTATCTCTCGCCTCGGGATATCCCAATATGACCTCCCTGCTCCCCTTAAGGAAATAGATTATCAACCGAATTACGTAGTTTTACCACTTAAACAACACGCTGGCGCTCCCGCTAAACCGGTGGTTAAGGTGGGAGATAAGGTTAGGAAAGGGGATTTGATAGCGGATATTCCGGATGGTGCCTTGGGAGCTAAGCTCCACTCCTCAATAGATGGGGTTGTTCGTTCCATTACAGCCGAGGAGATAAGGATTGAGAAAGGATGAGGGGATTAGCGCTCAGGTCAGCATCTCTATGGGAGAGGAAGGAAGAGAAGAAAGTAGAGTGTCTTCTCTGCGAGAGAAGGTGTTCTATTGAGGAAGGGAAAAGGGGGTTCTGCGGGATGAGGTTAAACGAGGACGGCTCTCTCTTTACCCTCTCCTATGGGAATCTTAGCGCCATTGAATCCCGCCCAATAGAGATTAAGCCCTTTTACCACTTCTATCCCGGCTCAACAGCCCTTACCATTTCCACCTACTCCTGCAATTTCCCCTGTCCCTGGTGTCAGAATTGGCAAATCTCAAAACATATTGAGGAAGAGGGAAGGTTCCTTTCCCCTGAGGAAATTATAGAAATGGCTTTAGGCAGGGACGATGGAATCTGCGTTTCCTTCACTGAGCCAACCCTTCTCTACGAATATTGCCTTGATTTATTTCCTCTTGCTAAGGAAAATGGGCTTTATACTTGCATCGTCTCAAACGGCTATATGACGGAGGAAGCACTAAAAGGCATGAGGGAGGCGGGACTGGACGCAATTAAAATAGATATAAAGGGAACGCTTGAGAAATATAGGAAGTTCTTGAAGGCTAATGGAGAGATTCCCTGGAGAAACGCCAGATTAGCCTTGGAGATGGGAATGCATTTGGAGATTGTCGTCCTGATGGTTACTTCCCTGAACGATAATGAAGAGGATTTGATATGGATAATTGAGCGCCATCTAAAGGATTTAGGTGATAGCGTTCCCCTTCACTTCACGAGATATTTCCCCGCCTACCGCTTCCATGCTCCACCCACGGAGATAAGAAAGATGGAGTGGGCTTATGAGGAAGCGAGGAAAAGAGGGGTGAAGTTCGTCTATTTGGGAAATATTCCCGGTCATCGCTATGAGAATACCTACTGCCCTTCCTGCGGAACACCCTTGATAACTCGCTTTTCCTTTGAAGTTCTCTCCATAAACATAGTTAATGGACGCTGTCCAAATTGCGGAGAGAGAATACCGATAATTATGAAAGAAGGAGGAGAGAGATGGCGCAAAACGCCTTAGGAGTTATAGAATTTGTATCAATTGCAAGGGGAATGGAAGCGCTGGATATAATGCTGAAATCCGCCGAGGTAACCCTCTATTTAGCTACACCCCTTTGCCCGGGGAAGTTCACAGTCGTCATCGGCGGAGAAGTAGCGGAGGTTGAGACGTCCCTAAACGCCGCGGTCGCCTTCGGGGAGGATAATGTTATTGACAGAATGGTTATAGCCAATCTACATCCCTCCGTCTTTCCCGCTCTAAACGCCACCACCGAATTTGAAGTTGGAGAGGCGTTGGGGATTATAGAGACTTGGTCCATTTCCTCCGCTATTTTAGCCGCCGACGCAGCAGCCAAAGCGGCTAATGTCCAACTCATTGAGGTAAGGGTGGCGAGGGGCTTGGGTGGAAAGGCTTTCGTAACTCTCACGGGAAATGTATCTGCCGTCACATCAGCGGTTGAGGCGGGAGCAGCCCTCGCCTCAAGAGAGGGAATTCTCGTGGGAACAGCGGTAATAGCTTCTCCTCATCCCGCGATTTGGGAGGGATTGAAATAGTTGGTAATTGAGGATGTTTACGCCAAGCTCTTGGATGTAATGAAGGATTTGGGGGGTGATTTCACCACTTTTGATGTCATAAGAGCTTTTAGAACGAGATATGGCGATGATTTCTTCCATCTTGTTGAGCGCTATGGCTGTGAGGGTGGGAAGGGAAGCGGAAGGCGCTATACTCCCTATGTTTACATCGGAAAACAAATCAGCAATCTTGCCCGAAAGGGATGGCTACTGGAGGCGGGATGGAGGGAAGAGGAAGGTTGGTCAGCTCCCAAGGTGAGGAGATGGAGAATCAATCCACGACTCTTAATCGTTTAAAGATAGCTATAGATGGTCCAGCGGGAGCGGGCAAAAGCACCCTCGCCCGTCTGCTTGGCGAAAAATTGGGTATCCCTTATATTGATACAGGGGCAATATATAGAGCTTTGGCCTTAAAGGCGCATAGGATGGGGATAAGCGAGGATGATGAGGAGAATTTAGCTAAGCTCGCAAGGGAATTGAAAATTGAATTTAAAAGAGATGAGAGGGGAATGAGGGTATATCTTGATGGGGAGGATGTGTCTGAGGCGATAAGAACTCCGCAGATAACCCGTCTCTCCTCACCTGTTTCAAAGCATCCAAAGGTAAGGGAAGCCCTGCTTGAACTTCAGAGAAAATTGGCTGAGAATGGAGGGGTTATGGAGGGAAGGGATATAGGGACGGTTATCTTGCCCGACGCGGATGTGAAGATTTTCTTAACTGCATCAGTGAAAGTAAGGGCTTTTAGGAGGTATTTAGAGCTAAAGGAAAAGGGTTATGAGGTGAATTTGGAGGATTTGGAGAGGGAGATAGAGGAGAGGGACAAAAGGGATTCCACAAGAAGCGTTGCTCCCCTGAGGATGGCGGAGGACGCCGTTCTTCTAAATACCGATAACTTAACGATTGAGGAAATGGTGGAGAAAGCGCTGAGGATTATCCGCGAGAAATGTGGTATTGGATAGGAGCCCATCTTCTCCATATCATCTTTCGCAACTTCTTACACCTAAAGGTTTATGGCAAGGAGAACATCCCTAAAGAGGGGGGAGTGATAGTAGCGGCGAATCATATATCCTACTTGGACCCTCCGCTTCTTGGCGTTGCCATGATGCCATATAGGAAGCTCTATTACATAGCGAAAAGGGAGCTTTTCCGCATACCCATTTTGGGGTTGATATTGAGATTGGTGAATGCATTTCCCGTAAAGAGGGGAATGCCCGATAGGATAGCTTTGAGAAAGGCACTGAATTTGCTTAAAAGAGGGGAAGCGGTTTGCATATTCCCTGAGGGGACGAGGAGCAGGGATGGGAGATTACAGGAGCCCGAATTGGGGATATCGCTTTTAGTGCAAAAGAGCGGAGCGCCAGTTCTTCCCGTAGCGGTAATAAACACTGACAAGGCTCTTCCCCGAGATGCGATTATGCTCCATCCCGCAAAGATAAGAGTATACATAGGGAAGCCATTCTATCCTTCAATGGAAGGAGAGCCAAAAGAGTTGAGAAAAAGGATAGCGAAGGAGGTTATGGAGAGGATAAGGGAGCTATTGGAAAAAGGGAAAAGGGAGTTTGAGTGATTGGTGGGGCTCCACTAACATCCTTAGACAATAAGCTATATCAAACAAGGAACTGACGAGCATCAACAAATGTATTTCGCTCAATCTAATGCCCCTCGAGGAAAGCCTTGCAATCTCCACCCTTGTGTCATTGCGAGGCTTTCCGAAGGAAAGCAGTGACAATTTCTTCTTTCTTCATAATAAATTGATGTAAGCGATGGCTTAAAGGTAGGGATTACATCTATAATAGATGTTTCAGGATAATAAGGGGAATAGTGAAGAGGCTATGGAGTGAGGGTGGAGCGATTAGGGAGGATTTGGCGATAGCGAACTTCCTCCAATGCCCGGAGGGAACGGTTAGAAGAAGATTTCGCTTG is from bacterium and encodes:
- a CDS encoding (d)CMP kinase: MENQSTTLNRLKIAIDGPAGAGKSTLARLLGEKLGIPYIDTGAIYRALALKAHRMGISEDDEENLAKLARELKIEFKRDERGMRVYLDGEDVSEAIRTPQITRLSSPVSKHPKVREALLELQRKLAENGGVMEGRDIGTVILPDADVKIFLTASVKVRAFRRYLELKEKGYEVNLEDLEREIEERDKRDSTRSVAPLRMAEDAVLLNTDNLTIEEMVEKALRIIREKCGIG
- a CDS encoding 1-acyl-sn-glycerol-3-phosphate acyltransferase, with amino-acid sequence MWYWIGAHLLHIIFRNFLHLKVYGKENIPKEGGVIVAANHISYLDPPLLGVAMMPYRKLYYIAKRELFRIPILGLILRLVNAFPVKRGMPDRIALRKALNLLKRGEAVCIFPEGTRSRDGRLQEPELGISLLVQKSGAPVLPVAVINTDKALPRDAIMLHPAKIRVYIGKPFYPSMEGEPKELRKRIAKEVMERIRELLEKGKREFE
- a CDS encoding BMC domain-containing protein; this encodes MIETRGLVPAIEAADAMVKAANVVLVGYEKVGSAYVTVMVRGDVGAVRAAVDAGAANAKKVGEVVSVHIIARPHESLEKLLEKFKL
- a CDS encoding SLBB domain-containing protein; translated protein: MEIIEKVKGAGIVGAGGAGFPTHIKLSSEAEILIVNGAECEPLLRVDQQILPKEKATFLRGLEAAREAIKAKKVFVALKPKYKKAIDSLKGEGPFELFILGDFYPAGDEQILVYDVTGRIVPEGGIPLNVGCVVLNVETVINIGRALDGQPVTEKYVTVGGAVANPSTFKLPVGTPVRDAIELAGGALVEDFFLIDGGPNTGKLIPSLDYPILKTTKAILLFPKSHSLWGKFSPNLKAVLNRAVATCCNCRECTELCPRYLLGHSMEPHLVMKVLSWRLAEPDKLTEAYLCCDCGLCENYACPMGLSPRRIIQSLKQKLIENKVPNPHRKQPTSTRALFSAKRVPTSRLISRLGISQYDLPAPLKEIDYQPNYVVLPLKQHAGAPAKPVVKVGDKVRKGDLIADIPDGALGAKLHSSIDGVVRSITAEEIRIEKG
- a CDS encoding BMC domain-containing protein, which encodes MAQNALGVIEFVSIARGMEALDIMLKSAEVTLYLATPLCPGKFTVVIGGEVAEVETSLNAAVAFGEDNVIDRMVIANLHPSVFPALNATTEFEVGEALGIIETWSISSAILAADAAAKAANVQLIEVRVARGLGGKAFVTLTGNVSAVTSAVEAGAALASREGILVGTAVIASPHPAIWEGLK
- a CDS encoding aldehyde dehydrogenase; protein product: MAMNEEKIREVVQRVIRELFERQAPSPQPVMKSGGEDGIFATPDEAVEAAYEAQKKLIALGLDKRREIIEAIRQAGLKNARRLAEMAREETKMGRVEDKVKKNEAAALLTPGMEDLEPEIIVGPKGTTIQEYVPYGVILSITPMTNPTSFVISHAILMIAGGNSIVISPHPQAKECTKETIRVINRAIVEAGGPPNLVTAVAESSTEVAQQLMQHPKVSMVTAAGGPGVCQAALQSGKKAIVGGPGNPPVLVDETADIPKAAADIIKGASFDNDILCIGEKVIVVVDSVADALMRELKRQGAYEARGEEAERVINTIIQDGRVKRECVGLDAGVILRMAGIMTQEEPKIIVIEISDTDHPLVMEEQLLPVLPFVRVRNFEEGLRLVLKAERNFKHTAILHSRNLPNILRFRQELHTNYCIINGPSLAAVGTEGEGYLAMTVASTGEGPTRPRDFCRRRRFILCGGIL
- the amrS gene encoding AmmeMemoRadiSam system radical SAM enzyme, which gives rise to MRGLALRSASLWERKEEKKVECLLCERRCSIEEGKRGFCGMRLNEDGSLFTLSYGNLSAIESRPIEIKPFYHFYPGSTALTISTYSCNFPCPWCQNWQISKHIEEEGRFLSPEEIIEMALGRDDGICVSFTEPTLLYEYCLDLFPLAKENGLYTCIVSNGYMTEEALKGMREAGLDAIKIDIKGTLEKYRKFLKANGEIPWRNARLALEMGMHLEIVVLMVTSLNDNEEDLIWIIERHLKDLGDSVPLHFTRYFPAYRFHAPPTEIRKMEWAYEEARKRGVKFVYLGNIPGHRYENTYCPSCGTPLITRFSFEVLSINIVNGRCPNCGERIPIIMKEGGERWRKTP
- a CDS encoding EutN/CcmL family microcompartment protein, with the translated sequence MIIAKVIGMVVSTRKEEDLKGFKLLIVQPLTPQGRERGEPLVAVDTVGAGIGEMVVVALGSPARLAVDNPNAPVDASIVGIIDSIDFAK